One region of Kazachstania africana CBS 2517 chromosome 3, complete genome genomic DNA includes:
- the ATP16 gene encoding F1F0 ATP synthase subunit delta (similar to Saccharomyces cerevisiae ATP16 (YDL004W); ancestral locus Anc_3.213): protein MFRTTALKNIIRSGVIAKRMYAEAAAIGTLKLHFALPHETLYYGSNVTQVNVPGKSGKFGVLANHVPTIEQLSPGIVEIIEESSKSKKYYISGGFASVQPDSLLCVTAVEAFPLEQFSPDKVKTLLSEARNKVTSSDGKVAAENKIKVSILEELESLL, encoded by the coding sequence ATGTTTCGTACTACAGCCCTCAAGAATATAATCAGATCAGGCGTCATCGCTAAGCGTATGTACGCAGAGGCTGCTGCCATCGGTACGCTGAAATTGCATTTCGCTTTGCCCCATGAAACACTCTATTACGGTTCAAATGTAACTCAAGTTAATGTTCCTGGTAAATCTGGCAAATTTGGTGTTCTAGCTAATCATGTTCCTACGATCGAACAATTGTCACCAGGTATAGTGGagattattgaagaaagttcgaaatccaagaaatattatatttctgGTGGCTTTGCGTCAGTCCAACCAGATTCCTTACTATGTGTAACAGCAGTTGAAGCGTTTCCACTAGAGCAGTTCTCTCCAGATAAAGTAAAAACATTACTCTCTGAGGCAAGGAATAAAGTGACCTCGTCCGATGGAAAGGTAGCTGCCGAGAATAAGATAAAGGTAAGTATTCTAGAAGAGTTAGAGTCACTACTATAG
- the GAL7 gene encoding UDP-glucose:hexose-1-phosphate uridylyltransferase (similar to Saccharomyces cerevisiae GAL7 (YBR018C); ancestral locus Anc_3.217), protein MTVEHFDFSDHSHRRYNPLTDSWVLVSPHRAKRPWLGQQETPSKSDAPEYDPKCYLCPGNERATGNSTPNYESTFFFQNDYPAVKTVQPSLPANDKTKDTLKNRLFQTESVRGNCFVICFSPKHNLTLPLMKQQDIVKVVSTWQTLYNQLAKEAVEEKKPYKYLQIFENKGTAMGCSNLHPHGQAWCLESVPNEVAKEFKSFDKYKHEHNADLLGDYVALEMQEKSRIVFENDTFLVVVPYWAVWPFETMVVSKKKIPSIVKLTDSEKQDLAQIIKVLTTKYDNLFQTSFPYSMGIHQAPLNATQEELDRSWLHLHFYPPLLRSATVRKFLVGFELLGEPQRDLTAEQAAERLRNLDGNTHYTENL, encoded by the coding sequence ATGACAGTTGaacattttgatttttccGACCATTCCCACAGACGTTACAACCCATTAACTGACTCCTGGGTCCTCGTTTCTCCACACAGAGCTAAGAGACCTTGGTTAGGTCAACAAGAAACTCCAAGTAAGTCTGATGCGCCAGAATACGATCCAAAGTGTTACTTATGTCCCGGTAATGAAAGAGCTACAGGTAACAGTACTCCAAACTACGAATCtaccttcttcttccaaaatGACTACCCTGCTGTCAAGACAGTTCAACCATCTTTGCCAGCTAATGACAAAACCAAAGATACATTAAAGAACAGATTATTCCAAACAGAATCCGTTAGAGGTAATTGTTTTGTTATCTGTTTCAGTCCTAAGCACAATTTGACTTTACCATTAATGAAACAGCAGGATATTGTCAAGGTTGTTAGCACTTGGCAAACTTTATATAACCAATTGGCTAAAGAAgcagttgaagaaaagaaaccTTACAAATACctacaaatttttgaaaataaaggtACAGCTATGGGTTGTTCAAATTTACATCCTCACGGTCAAGCTTGGTGCTTGGAAAGTGTTCCAAATGAAGTTGCtaaagaattcaaatcttttgacAAATATAAGCATGAACATAATGCTGATTTATTAGGCGATTATGTTGCTCTAGAAATGCAAGAAAAGTCTAGAAtcgtttttgaaaatgatacaTTTTTGGTCGTCGTTCCATATTGGGCTGTCTGGCCATTTGAAACCATGGttgtttcaaagaagaagattccGTCCATTGTCAAGTTAACAGACAGTGAGAAGCAAGATTTGGCTCAAATTATCAAGGTTTTAACCACCAAATATGATAACTTATTCCAAACAAGTTTCCCATATTCTATGGGTATTCACCAAGCACCGCTAAATGCTACccaagaagaattagaCAGAAGTTGGTTACATTTACATTTCTACCCACCATTATTGAGATCTGCTACTGTTAGAAAGTTTTTAGTCGgttttgaattattagGTGAACCTCAAAGAGATTTAACGGCCGAACAAGCCGCTGAAAGATTAAGAAACTTAGATGGTAACACTCACTACACtgaaaatctttga
- the KAFR0C00810 gene encoding uncharacterized protein (similar to Saccharomyces cerevisiae GAL1 (YBR020W) and GAL3 (YDR009W); ancestral locus Anc_3.219), whose product MAMSTFIPQYNKESKDIPHILCSKKENIIANFKCAYGYEPDFISRSPGRVNLIGEHIDYTDFSVLPLSIEVDMMCAIKIHENDSRNPSITLVNIDSKKFARRKFDLPLDGSLINIDPSVSDWSNYFKCGLYVANVFLKHIQPERFEDKPLNGIDVFCQGDIPVGGGLSSSSAFICAVALAIIRANMGPSFKMVKNDLIRITVVAEHYLGVSNGGMDQATSVCGEEGHALYVEFKPVLKATPVKFPNLKKNSVQFIIANTLVVANKYETAPTNYNLRVVEVTVAANVLAKKYGLALQNSENGIDNSNDNGEETNIDKGNLRDFMDTYYERYDDHKWDGDIDVGIRRLTKMLELVEEALGKYKGGFTAEQAAGALGCSKEEFAREYLMIYPIRFQTLKLYERAKHVYSEALRVLRAVKIMISDANSFSDDEEFFEKFGELMNESQTSCDKSYNCSTPEINALCSIARANGAYGSRLTGAGWGGCTVHLVPGGPEGNVERVRQALIDQFYKVKYPDITETELKEAIIVSNSAPGSCLYEL is encoded by the coding sequence ATGGCGATGTCGACTTTCATTCCACAATACAATAAAGAGTCCAAGGATATTCCACATATTCTATGCTCGAAAAAGGAAAACATAATAGCCAATTTTAAATGTGCTTACGGGTATGAACCGGACTTTATATCAAGATCGCCTGGAAGAGTCAATTTAATAGGTGAACATATCGATTATACAGACTTTTCTGTACTTCCACTATCAATTGAAGTGGATATGATGTGTGCCATTAAAATACATGAGAATGATTCTAGAAATCCTTCAATTACATTGGTCAATATTGATTCTAAGAAATTTGCAAGACGTAAGTTCGATTTACCTTTAGATGGTTCTCTAATAAACATTGATCCATCGGTTTCAGATTGGTCCAATTATTTTAAATGTGGATTGTATGTGGCAAATGTATTCTTAAAACATATTCAACCGGAAAGGTTTGAAGATAAGCCCTTAAATGGCATAGATGTATTCTGCCAGGGGGATATACCCGTCGGCGGGGgtttatcatcttcttccgCATTCATCTGCGCCGTTGCTCTTGCCATAATAAGGGCAAATATGGGTCCATCTTTCAAGATGGtaaaaaatgatttaataCGTATTACTGTCGTGGCTGAACATTATTTAGGTGTGAGCAATGGTGGGATGGATCAAGCTACTTCTGTATGTGGAGAAGAAGGTCATGCCCTATATGTTGAATTCAAACCTGTTTTAAAAGCTACTCCTGTCAAGTTCCccaatttgaagaagaattccGTACAATTTATCATTGCTAATACACTTGTAGTTGCAAATAAATACGAAACTGCGCCAACAAATTACAATTTAAGAGTGGTAGAAGTTACAGTTGCTGCCAACGTTCTAGCTAAGAAGTATGGATTAGCACTACAGAATAGTGAGAACGGTATTGACAATAGCAATGATAATGGTGAAGAGACAAATATTGATAAGGGAAATCTTCGAGATTTTATGGACACATACTATGAGAGATATGATGATCATAAATGGGACGGGGACATTGATGTGGGAATTAGGAGATTGACTAAAATGCTAGAACTTGTGGAAGAGGCTCTTGGGAAATATAAAGGTGGTTTCACGGCAGAACAAGCTGCAGGAGCACTAGGATGCtcgaaagaagaatttgcCAGAGAATATCTAATGATATATCCTATTCGTTTCCAAACCttaaaattatatgaaCGAGCAAAACATGTATATTCTGAGGCGCTAAGAGTGTTGAGAGCAGTTAAGATAATGATTAGTGATGCCAATAGTTTtagtgatgatgaagaatttttcgaaaaatttGGAGAATTAATGAATGAATCTCAAACGTCTTGCGACAAATCATATAATTGTTCCACGCCTGAAATCAATGCCCTCTGTTCAATTGCACGTGCCAATGGAGCATATGGATCAAGACTAACGGGTGCCGGTTGGGGTGGTTGTACGGTTCATCTCGTACCTGGTGGTCCCGAAGGAAATGTCGAAAGAGTAAGACAAGCATTGATCGATCAATTTTACAAAGTCAAATATCCTGACATTACGGAAACCGAGTTGAAGGAGGCCATTATTGTATCCAATTCAGCACCTGGTAGTTGTTTATACGAACTGTAA
- the KAFR0C00820 gene encoding pleiotropic drug resistance family ABC transporter → MESESEISSTPLNETQCMSEIYQHKDSNVEGKPDGLRPDTSEDKFTGMLTSSSDERVKENKHLTHNRNESSLSDDMTSKVEQFAEALARHTSRSGEFKLFSDNGSSSQDSEREFDANAIFDSFVKDSEEQGIHIRRATVTIENLSVQGFDKSSMEGKTFGNFLLLPLTIYRAIKNKRRNRMTNILQNINGLANAGEMVLVLGRPGAGCSSFLKATAGEISQFAGGVTGDVSYDGIPQKEMMKKYKSDVIYNGEVDVHFPYLTVQQTLDFAIACKTPSTRVNNVSRKEYIESRRDLFATIFGLTHTYHTKVGNDFVRGVSGGERKRVSIAEALAANGSVYLWDNATRGLDASTALEYAKAIRIMTNLLGSTAFVTIYQASENIYETFDKVTVLHSGRQIYFGKIEDAKKYFTDMGYICPPRQVTAEFLTALTDPHGFHKVKPGYEDKVPRTAEEFENYWRNSPELLQLKREIEDFKSRVDTTKTKKIYNESLSQEKSKYTRKQSYYTVSYFEQVRLCTIRGLQRIYGNKSYTVINICSAIIQAFISGSLFYNSPSTTNGAFSRGGVLYFCLLYYSLMGLANIRFDYRPILQKQKLYSFYHPSAEALGSTFSAFPFRMIGLTCFLIILYFLSGLRRSAGAFFIVYLFLTLCSEAITGLFEMVAAACDTMAQANSIAGILMMSISMYSTYMIQLPSMHPWFKWISYVLPIRYAFESMLNAEFHGRHMDCGGTLVPSGQNYENVAAENRVCAFVGSEPGQSWVLGDNYLRKQFEYVYKHVWRNFGIMWCFVLGYITLKAIITEYKTPVKDTGDALIYKKGSKSYKMKNDEESNHSSENLEPQEKYSSGSTAEESTDAIFEELESKGVFIWKDVCYTIPYDGGQRMLLDHVSGFCKPGTLTALMGESGAGKTTLLNTLAQRNVGIITGDMLVNGHPIDTSFERRTGYVQQQDIHISELTVRESLQFSARMRRPQSVTDKEKMTYVEKIIHVLDMEDYAEALVGTVGSGLNVEQRKKLSIGVELVAKPDLLLFLDEPTSGLDSQSSWAIVQLLKKLAHSGQSILCTIHQPSATLFEQFDRLLLLKKGGQTVYFGNIGENSSLLLDYFERNGARQCSSSENPAEYILEAIGAGATATVKEDWNEIWRNSPESRNSQNEITELIENLSKEVDPSKNGAKPSKYATSYLYQFRYVWARTNVTFWRSLNYIMSKFMLMAVGGLYIGFTFFDVGNSYVGLQNALFAAFISIVLSAPAMNQIQARAIASRELFEVRESKSNMFHWSLLLITQYLSELPYHLVFSIIFFVSSYFPLRNHFGTPFSGVYFLNYCIMFQLYYVGFGLLILYMAPNLPSANVILGLALSFLIAFCGVVQPKSLMPGFWTFMWKTSPFTYFVQNLVGIMLHTKAVVCTSNELNYFNPPSGQTCGEYMQNYLQTHSGYIANPSATSNCGYCLYSVGDQYLTHISSKYSYLWRNFGFFWVYIIFNIFAMVGVYYIFHVRDASIFNLKFVEKLISHIRKSKKKNVVD, encoded by the coding sequence ATGGAATCTGAAAGTGAAATTAGTTCGACCCCACTAAATGAAACTCAATGCATGAGTGAAATATACCAACATAAAGACAGCAATGTCGAAGGAAAACCAGATGGGCTACGACCTGATACATCTGAGGACAAGTTCACAGGGATGCTTACTTCTTCGTCTGATGAGAGagtgaaagaaaataaacatTTAACTCATAATCGTAACGAATCAAGCCTTTCTGATGATATGACTTCAAAAGTAGAACAATTTGCCGAAGCCTTGGCTAGACATACGTCAAGAAGCGGTGAGTTCAAGTTATTTTCTGACAACGGAAGTAGCAGTCAAGATTCAGAGAGAGAATTCGATGCTAATGCTATTTTTGACTCGTTTGTCAAGGATTCAGAAGAACAGGGTATTCATATTCGTAGAGCAACAGTCACCATAGAAAATCTTTCCGTTCAGGGCTTTGATAAGTCTTCCATGGAAGGTAAGACTTTTGGTAACTTTCTGCTACTACCACTAACCATATACAGAGcaatcaaaaataagagGAGGAAtagaatgacaaatatattacaaaatatcaacGGATTGGCTAATGCCGGTGAAATGGTTTTAGTTCTTGGCAGACCGGGTGCTGGATGTTCTTCGTTTTTGAAAGCAACTGCAGGTGAGATTAGTCAGTTTGCGGGAGGAGTTACTGGTGATGTTTCTTACGACGGCATTCCacagaaagaaatgatgaagaagtacAAGTCAGATGTCATTTATAATGGTGAAGTCGATGTCCATTTCCCGTACTTGACGGTGCAACAAACGTTGGACTTCGCCATCGCATGCAAGACCCCATCGACAAGAGTTAACAAcgtttcaagaaaagaatatatcGAATCAAGAAGAGACCTCTTCGCAACGATATTTGGGTTGACTCACACATATCACACTAAAGTAGGTAATGATTTTGTAAGAGGAGTTTCTGGAGGGGAACGTAAGCGTGTATCCATAGCAGAAGCCTTGGCGGCAAATGGTTCTGTCTATCTCTGGGACAACGCAACGAGAGGATTAGATGCCTCTACCGCGCTTGAGTATGCTAAAGCAATTCGTATAATGACAAATCTACTAGGTTCCACTGCATTTGTCACAATTTATCAGGCCTCTGAAAATATCTACGAAACTTTTGACAAAGTCACAGTGTTACATTCCGGTAGACAGATTTATTTTGggaaaattgaagatgcaaaaaaatattttactGATATGGGCTACATCTGTCCTCCAAGACAAGTAACTGCCGAGTTTTTAACAGCTTTAACAGATCCACATGGATTTCACAAGGTGAAACCCGGTTATGAAGATAAAGTTCCTCGTACTgctgaagaatttgaaaactatTGGAGAAATTCACCAGAGCTTctacaattgaaaagagaaattgaagattttaAATCAAGGGTTGATACAacaaagacaaaaaaaatttataatgaaTCATTATCACAGGAGAAGTCTAAATATACACGAAAGCAATCCTACTATACCGtttcatattttgaacaaGTTAGGCTTTGTACGATACGTGGTTTACAAAGAATTTACGGTAATAAAAGTTACACGGTCATCAACATATGTTCGGCTATAATCCAAGCATTCATCAGTGgatctttattttataaCAGTCCGTCAACTACAAATGGCGCTTTTTCTAGAGGTGGTGTTCTTTACTTTTGTCTACTTTACTATTCTCTTATGGGTCTTGCGAACATTCGGTTCGATTATAGACCTATCCTACAAAAACAAAAGCTCTATTCGTTCTATCACCCTTCAGCAGAGGCACTGGGAAGCACTTTCTCTGCATTCCCCTTCAGGATGATTGGGCTCACATGTTTTTTGATTATCTTATATTTCTTATCTGGTTTACGTAGGAGTGCAGGCGCGTTCTTTATCGTATACTTATTTCTAACTTTATGCTCAGAAGCCATTACGGGCTTGTTTGAAATGGTTGCAGCTGCGTGTGATACAATGGCACAGGCAAATTCCATTGCAGGCATTTTAATGATGTCAATCTCCATGTATTCGACCTATATGATTCAGCTACCATCAATGCACCCATGGTTTAAATGGATTTCATACGTACTGCCCATTAGATATGCTTTTGAATCAATGCTGAACGCTGAGTTCCATGGTAGACATATGGATTGTGGTGGCACTTTGGTCCCTTCTGGTCAAAATTATGAAAATGTTGCTGCTGAAAACAGAGTGTGCGCTTTCGTTGGATCAGAGCCTGGACAATCATGGGTTCTTGGTGACAACTACTTGagaaaacaatttgaatacGTTTACAAACATGTTTGGAGGAATTTCGGTATAATGTGGTGTTTTGTGCTCGGATATATTACTTTGAAGGCTATTATTACCGAATATAAGACACCAGTCAAAGATACGGGGGACGCACTGATATACAAGAAAGGTTCTAAAAGctataaaatgaaaaatgatgaagaatccAACCATAGCTCTGAGAATCTGGAGccacaagaaaaatattctaGTGGTAGTACAGCAGAAGAGAGTACGGATgccatttttgaagaattggaGTCTAAAGGTGTTTTTATTTGGAAGGATGTTTGTTACACTATTCCGTACGATGGTGGTCAACGTATGTTGCTGGATCACGTTTCTGGTTTTTGCAAGCCTGGTACTCTGACTGCTTTGATGGGTGAATCTGGTGCTGGTAAAACTACTTTATTGAACACGCTAGCTCAAAGAAATGTCGGTATTATTACTGGTGATATGTTAGTAAATGGTCATCCGATTGATACAAGTTTCGAAAGACGTACAGGTTACGTTCAGCAGCAAGATATCCATATTTCCGAACTTACTGTTAGAGAATCATTACAATTCTCTGCGCGTATGCGTCGTCCTCAAAGCGTTActgataaagaaaagatgacCTACgttgaaaagattattcaTGTTTTAGATATGGAAGATTATGCTGAAGCCTTAGTAGGAACTGTTGGAAGTGGTTTGAATGTTGaacagagaaaaaaattatctattGGGGTCGAACTGGTGGCGAAACCAGatcttcttttatttttagatgAACCCACTTCTGGATTGGACTCCCAATCCTCCTGGGCTATCGttcaattattgaaaaaattagcACATTCAGGACAGTCAATCTTATGTACAATCCACCAGCCATCTGCTACATTATTTGAACAATTTGATAGATTGCTGCTGCTCAAGAAAGGTGGCCAAACAGTCTATTTTGGTAACATAGGagaaaattcttctcttttgttggattattttgaaaggAACGGTGCAAGACAATGTTCATCAAGTGAGAACCCAGcagaatatattttagAAGCTATTGGTGCCGGTGCTACTGCAACTGTAAAGGAAGACTGGAATGAAATATGGAGAAACTCTCCAGAATCGCGCAACAGTCAGAATGAGATTACTGAATTGATCGAAAATTTATCCAAGGAGGTAGACCCAAGCAAAAACGGAGCAAAACCCTCAAAATATGCCACATCGTATCTCTATCAGTTTAGGTATGTATGGGCTAGGACAAACGTCACTTTTTGGAGAAGTTTAAACTATATCATGTCGAAGTTTATGTTGATGGCAGTAGGTGGTTTATACATTGGATTCACTTTTTTTGATGTTGGTAATAGCTATGTAGGGTTACAAAACGCCTTATTTGCTGCGTTTATATCAATTGTTCTATCCGCACCTGcaatgaatcaaattcaGGCTAGGGCTATTGCATCAAGAGAATTATTCGAAGTGAGAGAATCAAAATCGAATATGTTCCATTGgtctttattattaataacACAATATTTGAGCGAACTACCATATCACCTTGTATTCTcgataatattttttgtttcatcCTATTTCCCATTAAGGAATCACTTCGGAACACCTTTCTCTGGTGtatatttcttaaattaTTGCATTATGTTTCAGCTCTATTACGTAGGATTTGGGTTATTAATTCTATACATGGCACCAAATCTTCCTTCGGCCAATGTTATACTGGGCCTTGCTCTATCCTTTTTAATTGCGTTTTGTGGGGTTGTTCAACCTAAGAGCTTAATGCCCGGATTTTGGACATTCATGTGGAAAACATCTCCCTTTACATACTTCGTTCAAAATCTTGTTGGTATTATGTTACACACGAAGGCAGTAGTGTGTACTTCAAACGAGTTAAACTATTTTAATCCTCCTAGCGGTCAAACATGTGGAGAGTACATGCAAAATTACTTACAGACACATTCAGGTTATATTGCGAATCCAAGTGCTACAAGCAATTGTGGATACTGTCTTTATTCTGTTGGGGACCAATACCTGACTCACATAAgctcaaaatattcatatcTCTGGagaaattttggatttttctgggtttatattattttcaatatatttgcGATGGTTGGGgtttattatattttccaCGTAAGAGATGCTTCAATCTTTAACTTGAAGTTTgtggaaaaattaatatcTCACATTCgcaaatcaaaaaaaaagaacgTCGTAGATTGA